The following are encoded together in the Montipora foliosa isolate CH-2021 chromosome 12, ASM3666993v2, whole genome shotgun sequence genome:
- the LOC137980518 gene encoding histamine H2 receptor-like gives MSMNANLTEIVGKRTYREYVCTESFTERIHHHLIFLSTFGVFLCIFTSLGNALILIALQKESTLGSPSKLLLRSLATSDLCVGMLSDPIAVIYWVSAVKKRWSVCYYAFATEYVVSYALCTVSLLTTSAISVDRLLALSLGIRYMETVTLKRVYGIIITFWVLATVHSAVSVKSSEFAARFSDTVICICVATSMFSNAMIFFNLRKQRIRIQDRRSREQPTSGEVSMAKQKKAVSSVLWIQLAVLLCYPPYLVTVVLSSTIDELSQTLELIRQYALVLVLVNSSLNPLLYCWKISEVRRAVVATLKNWLC, from the coding sequence ATGTCAATGAACGCGAACCTTACAGAAATTGTTGGGAAGAGGACATACCGAGAGTACGTCTGTACTGAAAGCTTCACCGAACGAATACACCACCACCTCATATTTTTGTCAACTTTTGGTGTTTTTCTGTGCATTTTTACATCCTTGGGAAACGCTTTAATACTAATTGCCCTCCAAAAAGAGTCTACACTTGGTTCACCGTCCAAACTGTTGCTTCGCAGCTTGGCGACAAGTGATCTTTGTGTCGGTATGCTTTCCGATCCTATAGCTGTAATATATTGGGTGTCTGCAGTAAAAAAGCGCTGGAGCGTTTGCTACTACGCATTTGCCACTGAATATGTGGTAAGTTATGCTTTGTGTACAGTGTCGTTGTTAACCACTTCTGCCATAAGCGTGGATAGACTTCTGGCTTTGTCATTGGGAATACGATACATGGAAACCGTAACTTTGAAACGTGTGTACGGAATAATAATAACGTTTTGGGTTTTGGCTACAGTCCATTCAGCTGTCTCTGTCAAGAGTTCTGAATTTGCCGCAAGATTTAGTGACACAGTCATATGTATTTGTGTAGCAACCTCCATGTTCTCAAACGCAATGATTTTCTTTAACCTCCGAAAACAGCGCATTCGAATTCAAGACAGGCGCTCTCGTGAACAGCCAACCAGTGGTGAAGTCAGCATGGCAAAGCAGAAAAAGGCGGTATCCAGTGTATTATGGATTCAGCTGGCCGTTCTCCTTTGTTATCCACCATACCTTGTGACCGTAGTATTGTCTAGCACCATAGATGAATTGTCCCAGACTCTTGAACTAATCAGACAATATGCATTGGTCTTGGTGTTAGTAAACTCTTCATTGAACCCACTTCTCTACTGCTGGAAGATTTCAGAAGTAAGACGAGCTGTCGTGGCAACGTTGAAAAACTGGCTCTGTTAA